A genomic region of Notamacropus eugenii isolate mMacEug1 chromosome 3, mMacEug1.pri_v2, whole genome shotgun sequence contains the following coding sequences:
- the C1QL4 gene encoding complement C1q-like protein 4 produces the protein MVLLLLVAIPLLVHSSRGPAHYEMLGRCRMVCDPHGPRGPDPDGSPASAPPFPPGAKGETGRRGKAGLRGPPGPQGPRGPPGEPGRQGPPGPPGPGPGGAVPAAYSPRIAFYAGLRRPHEGYEVLRFDDVVTNVGNAYEAASGKFTCPMPGVYFFAYHVLMRGGDGTSMWADLMKNGQVRASAIAQDADQNYDYASNSVILHLDVGDEVFIKLDGGKVHGGNTNKYSTFSGFIIYPD, from the exons ATGGTGCTGCTGCTACTTGTGGCCATCCCGCTGCTCGTGCACAGCTCCCGCGGGCCCGCGCACTACGAGATGCTGGGCCGCTGCCGCATGGTTTGCGACCCGCACGGGCCCCGGGGCCCAGATCCCGACGGGTCACCCGCTTCTGCGCCTCCATTTCCCCCAGGAGCCAAAGGTGAGACTGGCCGGAGGGGCAAGGCTGGGCTGCGTGGACCGCCTGGTCCACAGGGCCCTAGAGGTCCCCCAGGAGAACCCGGCAGGCAAGGTCCCCCTGGACCCCCAGGCCCAGGCCCCGGAGGCGCAGTGCCCGCTGCCTACTCTCCGCGGATAGCCTTCTACGCTGGGCTGCGTCGGCCTCATGAGGGCTACGAGGTACTGCGCTTCGACGACGTGGTGACCAACGTAGGCAACGCATACGAGGCGGCCAGTGGCAAGTTCACCTGTCCCATGCCGGGTGTATACTTCTTTGCCTACCACGTGCTGATGCGCGGCGGCGACGGCACCAGCATGTGGGCAGATCTGATGAAGAACGGGCAG GTCCGGGCCAGTGCCATAGCTCAGGATGCGGACCAGAACTACGACTACGCCAGCAACAGCGTCATCCTGCACCTGGACGTGGGGGATGAGGTGTTCATCAAGCTGGATGGCGGCAAGGTGCACGGCGGGAACACCAACAAGTACAGTACCTTCTCTGGCTTCATTATCTACCCGGACTGA